The following nucleotide sequence is from Macrobrachium nipponense isolate FS-2020 chromosome 12, ASM1510439v2, whole genome shotgun sequence.
GGGCCACTGACCACATGCCCCTATCGGTGGAGAGGTCATGTGAAGGCGACTCCTTGGAATTTCCTGTTAGGCTGTGATCGGACCGGAGTGTTGGTCggttttaacagttttttttttttttttttttttttttttatttattttcacttttcattcctTTCGTTTCAAAGGCTGTTAGTTTTGGGCTCTGGTTCTTTCTCTTCATCATGGCTACGACATTCCATCAGAGCCTATCGTTAGATCTAGAATATTTATGTTGGGGCAAACTTATTCTTCACATAATCTACTCAGATTAGTTCTTCATTCATCGgtcctttcgttaagttaagAGGTtttacccgtctctctctctctctctctctctctctctctctctctctctctctctctctctctcttgtacctgAGGTTTTCCCTGAACCTAACCCAACAGTGAGTCAATTGgtagcatttcattcgaattgcCCTTTCAGCTTGAATTTGACggaactaatgataataatgataataatgcagaatgatgataataatgcagAATGACCACCAGCAAGATAAATAAACCCATCACTACACGATCTACATCTTTATTCTTACAGCCACACAATGAAGACTTTAACACGACATAAAATACGAAGACAAACTCCTGCAGAAGAAAGAACTTGATTGTCTCCATCAAATCACGGAGACAAATCCTATaatatcatgtttatttttttcatctttaaacaATCTTTATCTGGAGTTCAGGATGCTCGCTGTATCTGTCCTTGTATTTGTTGTACAGGTCGATGACTGCCCTGGTGTATCTGTCGTGCAGATCCACGATCTGCTGTGAGGTGGGGTTCTTCACCTGCGGTACGTCGATGGCTGAGCCCACTGTGGGAAAGAGCCAATAAACTTATTGTAAGTGAATAAACTATCAAACAAACTAAATTCTTCAACAAAATTGTGGGTTCTAGTTCAGTAGAGTAAATGAAGAGGTAAGTTAGTAAAAGGAAACACAAACGATATTGGTACAaagacgtaaataaaaatctaatcctttgggctagCGTTAGGAGAGCTGtagatcagctcagtggtcaggttaaactaagatatactatacTTAACAAAGACGATGACAAATACAAAATATGTTAGTGATGAACATGCCTGCAGTATGAACTGTAAAAAAGGAAATTACCATAGTGTCAATAGCTTATTATCAGCcagaaatgaatgataaaaaaatgcgATACTAGGTCGCTATATCTTGTCCTTTCAAAACTGAGTGATATGAGCTATGTCTGTCGTGAGAATAAGGCATGGAAAagtaaaacattaatttaaaaaCTGAAACAAACAAAGACGAGACGGTTTATGAAATGGCAAAGCAtctgtaaaaatatatacgtaagAACATTGCAAGTTAGAAAGGAGTATTTGTGCTAAAATAGTACAAACGAAACATGAACGAAGAGATCAGAAATGTCTGACAATCATAAACCTACAACAGGTGAGTGACTCTTAAAGGAATCATTTTCAAAATTCCTCTCCTCAAGTAGACCTCAAAACGTGGAGCCACATAAAAATTTTATGGAAAACCTCAccgaggtaaaataaaaaaacagaaataaaagtaaaccAATATCTGCTGTTGCCTTAATTTCAAGTCTTTGAAGTTACATTGTACAATTATTTTCAAGTCTAATCGTACAAGCCACCTAAAAAATTTGAAACTAATTGTACACTGCAACCTCAAAGATTTGAATCTAACCGTACAATTAGTTTgtcatgtcttttttttcatcacttaTAAGTAAACCATTCTTTGAGGTTTGCTAATTAAGTTATTGATGTGATTTAGTGCCTtacattgtaaaataataataatgaaataagaccAACCGAGGCTGTTCCATAGAATAAGATATGACACACATCGAAATAAACAACTAGATATATCCTGAAAACATTTCATTCACATTATTCATTCGAGGGAATTGCAGCTGTGATTCCGGAGGATTCCTAATCATTCAAGTAAACAATGAATCACTCAGAGAAAGTATTACGAAATATTCCAAGTGAATAGATGCAACTAGTGAATTTCCAAGCATAAGAGAACTTCAATTCCTGATATTAATTTAgtggaaattttattaaagagttGTTATTGTAAATGAATGATTTATCTTACGAAAAGCTAGAAAGTTCTCAATTTACAATTAACTAAGAAATACCGGCTTTTATGTCCATTAGAATGTTTTCAGCTTCGGAAGTACTGCTAGAAAATGGAGCAAATGCTTAGTAAACTATTAAGAAACATGTGAATCAAACCCTCTAGGAAGCACTATTCTTAAATTTATGCATTAGAAATAGCAATCTTCGTAgaggggtagtgtcgtcagtgtacctcaagcggtgcgctgtaggcattacttgaggttctttgcagcgtcccttcgttccgtagctgcaaccccattcacttcttttactgtgcctccattgatattctctttcttccatcttactccccaccctttcctaacagttgtttcaacattattttcagcgctggatgacctcataggactgagcgcttgacctttggcctaaatttcatattcaattaaATAAAAGGCCGTAAATTACGTATACTTTCATAAGTGTCACATTGAAATCCGAAAACGAAATGGTTAATATAAAACGTGAACGAAAATACTCAATAAAAAAATAGGTAAGAGATAGTTTCGTAAGCATTTACAAAAAGGCATTTTTGAAATGAAGTGTTTTGGAACCAATATTGAGCGATTTTAACCACATTCAGAGCGCGACCCACTTCCAGTAATCACGTCCATCTGACAAATGATTTTGCCGTGTAATAGCTTGCCTGCTTTTATTTTGCGGGCGTGAATTTCCTGTTTATTGCAACTCGTCGCCCGTGCATGTTCCAAATACTGTTGCCGAAGGATTTTCCTATTAATAGCTAGGTTAcgggaaaaataatttatttgtgtcTATGTATACtggacacaaacatacatacatatacataaaacatatatgttatatgtgtgtgtttgtttgtgtacagtatatataatatatatgtgtgtgtatatagtatatatatataatatatatatatatatatatatatatatatatatatatatatatgtatatgtatgtaaataaattcttctgttaaaacaggatacgtctcaagtataaaagtcccattaaaacactctggttctaagctaaggactatatttctgtgGACTAATTTCCACGcgtatcactacttgataagggtggaagtttgtccaccgaaatatagtccttagctttatacCAGAGTGTAATGGGCCTTTTATGGCGATCttgtgtataaagagagagagagagagagagagagagagagagagagagagagcaggactcACCGACTGTATAGATAGGTTTCCGGAACGGCACAATTCCAAAACTGTACTGGAATATGCCTCTGCCCATGAAGATGACGGGCGCCAGTCCTAAGGCCTGTTGCAAGGTGTTCTGAGCCTTACGGAGCAAAGATCCTTGTGGGTTAGGAACCTGGTCGTAGACCTCGTTCTCGCCGAAGGAGAACATTGGCACTAGCGAtgccctggaaaaaaaaaagtggtttctttgtcttaataatcatatatttatcCTCTATTTctgtgactatagtagattcacatcaaccttgcacaaaggcaggatgtatgttccacctctcctgatcccccaggagaggtggaacatacctcCTGCCTATATATGAACtgtcttgagagactgagagtttccagccctgtgattggcttatcaacaggcactcaggaccgtcgtaagggactggctagacgtcaaatggacggttgatgtgaatctactatagtattcctATACAGATATCTACTCGGAAACGGAAGATATGTAGCATTTTCTGATAAAAAGTTTAGCTTTCAAAGGAAACAGGTCTTTCTCTTACTGTAAAATTACTACGAACATAATGTCACGATTCCAGTAATATCGGGACTTGATTTCCTTTTATTGACACTAAACAGAGTAAGCAGATCAAAGGTAAACAAATTGTGATAAAGTCAGCTTATTTTCGGATATCAGCAATACAGTCACAGGTAAGACAATGGTGTTAGGCTTCATTTGTAGAGTTATGGGAAAAATATTGACATTAAGATAATAATTATGTCCAACATTTCAATTACCAATGTATGAACATACTAATCTTTGACCCTACATACATTCTTAAGGAGTTACAAGTCTAACGCGAAACAGTTCCTAACTGCTAAAGTCTAATTAACAGCTCCCTTGTAACTTGGATTTTGCTGTGACATTCTCTGCCTTCACGAGTTATGGCTACATTCATGACTAGAATGTACAAGTAGGAAGCAgacatgaaattaaaaatgaataagcgACAGTCTTTACAGCTTCGCATACTGacgctttattaaaaaaaaaaagtcaatttacCAAAACATCAGATGTACATAATGGTAAAACAGATTCAGATACAATAGTTTTGAAAACGAAGATATAAAAATGACCATTCTCTTACCCGTGTCTGAGAGCCATTTTACAAAATCCTTTGCGTTTGCTGAGGTGCAGGATGATATCTTGTCCCGGATGCGCGTCGAGGGACTCCTTGGCACCGCCCACAACGAGGCAGAGGGCGCGACCTGTTCCCTCCTGTGAGAGCAAGTAGTCCATACTGGCTCTTGTGGCACTCACGGCTCCTGAAGGTTGAAAGTAACATTCTTAAACATCTAGGTTTATCAGGCTTTCTTATAAAGGTGCTTCTCACAGTGTAAACTAAAATTGGCTATGtttttactgatttattcatgtttttaagATTTAGTGCCAGAAATATATAACATTACCAGCATATGCCGACAAGCTTAACagatgtatattacatatatgtaggcTTATGTTTTGAATTACCTTTTCACTGACCTTATGAGcttattaacattaacattattaaCATTAAACATAACCTCTGACCCGTGACCAACTGCCACCTTACTAAACGAAAAATAAATCCACCTTTCTGCTGATATCTTTCATTCTTGCTGTTTCTCCTGGTCTCTGTCCTTTTGCCTCGTACTTTGTCTGTGTGGCTGGTTTAATAGTTGAACAGTGCTTTTCTGAATGTCTGTCTGTATATACAGACATATTTTGCTTAGGTGTTCGGCTGTTATCATTTGTAttgtaataaaaattattcacaaTTTTTGCATCCCAGGTTCTTTTGCACGAAGCCAGTCAAATAGGTGGCAGtaacataagatatatatcattattatataattatataatatatatatatatatatatatgatatatataattttatataataaatatatatatatatatcatatatatatatatatatatatatatatatatatatctatatatatatataatatatagactggtaaaaattttccgttacaacagaattccatctaataaaaggagcccataaaaacgccaaaatatagagagaaaatactatatttcagagactgctgtctctctcttcaggtagctgaatgagaaaagttacagaaaaggtggtatttataccaagagatgcatcatcaggtaagccaatttaggtcactcccactgataatcttcctttaatcctcttaagcattggtcgaatgaaaactttatcaatgacatctgtatcccatgcgccctttgaaaTGTTCAtaacctgtctctgtttaatgaagaccgattccatcatctgactcttgtaccagcagttgctgctataaattgtacgggacaaattccaatttattctgtggttatgttaatttatatggttgaaaatagctgagttctgttgtccataccaaaCTGACTGtctatgttgtattaatctctggggaagtgattttcctgtaaatccgatgtaagattggccatagtctaggcatgggatttcgtaaacgcctgtgtccttgggggatgtcctTTGTTGGACGTTACTAACGGATttagctaaggtatttgggtaagtaaatgcaaaagggttagattttccgagcaactgccggtacaaaagtcagatgatggaatcggccttgattaaacagagacaggtaatgaacatctcaaagggcgcatgggataaAAGATgccattgataaagttttcattcaaccaacacttaagatgattaaaggaagattatcagtgggagtgaactaaattggcttacctgtggatgcatctcttggtataaataccaccttttctgtaacttttctcattcagctacctgaagagggagacagcagcagtctctgaaatatagtattttctcggCATATTTTTTGacgtttctatgggctccttttacatacgttatatatatatatatatatatatatatatatatatatatatatatatatatatagagagagagagagagagagagagagagagagagagaagagagagagagagagagagcagcatgtAAGGAAGCTTTCTCAGGAAATTAAAAGATTATGGATATCCTTCAGAAATTCTGTAATCATCTATTAGTAATCTTTTTGTCCTTTCTTCCCTTTTAGATTCCAGCTATGACTAGAACACTGACATCTATCTTACCTGTGCCCATGAAGAGTTCTCTGTAGAATGGCAGCTTAAAGTGACACTCCAGAGTCAAGAGGTAAGGTGTGAGTCCTTTAAATACCTGTAGGAATACGATATGTCAtcaggtgttctctctctctctctctctctctctctctctctctctctatctctctctctctctctcagctacctGGTATTGAGGTTATgatttttcatgtaaatcttcaaaTAGTTTCTGGAACTCTTCAAGGatttaaaaacaataacacaTTAAAGAATCAAatgcacaacaacaacaacaacaacaacaacaacaacaataataataataataataataataataataataataataataataataataataataataagtagcttcaggactcatgcagaagggtgtgctcctagaaacagcgtacatatatattaagaaaagtgatggattactcctaaggaggcaggatgcagcccggaaccccgcactataaaaaccacccagtcgaataggatgactgtaatgggaatatatatatatatatatatatatatatatatatatatatatatatatatatatatatatatatatatatgtgtgtgtgtgtgtgtgtgtatgtgtgtgtgtgtgtgtgtgtgtgtaatataataataataatatcagaatgGAGTAGTTATGGAATCTCTGCAGTGCAAATTATGAATACTCTCAGATGCCATTTTCGAGGATGTTCCTTTGATACTGTGGTCAGAATTAAGAGACATGAATGAGATTATAAAGTCAATGGAAGGTTCTTATTCAAAGAAATCACTTCGCTATTCATAGCCATTGTATGTTGAAAACTAAAAAGTCAAAGTTTATTGCTTTATTATTCGTTAGACTTATTTCACCATCAATATTTTAGACTCGAAATAGCAATCACCAAATAATGTTTTAGGTCTTGGCAACTTTAACTACCCCattagtgcactgtaggcattacttgaggttctttgcaacgtccttaattcctttaactgtagctccgttcgtattctctttcgtccatcttcctttctaccctcctaacaattgctgcatggtgcaactgctttgaggttttcctattGTTACACTTTGAAGAAATGTTCATtctgaatttccctttcagttctgaatgccctcataggttccagcacttggTCTTTAGGCctggattttatattccattccatttcttttaacaagcATTCaaaatatactatagtagattcacatcaaccgtgcatttgatgtctataggcccgtcccttacgacgctcctgattggctgttgataagccaatcacagggctggaaactctcagtctctctcaagacatcaaatgcacggttgatgtgaatcttctataggcGTACCTTACTGAAGTGGGTTCCCTCGGTGGCGAAGTGGCAGTAGGCTCCAGCTGACAAGACGCCATGGGGATGGTAACCCATGATGTAATTCTTGGAAGGGTCCAGCTCTGCCGTCTTGATCAAGTGGGCAGGGAAGAAGTCCCGGTAACTCCTCCATAACGACCAGTTCCTTATCCATTCTATTCTGCGGAAAAGAATGAAGAGTTACAGTGGGTGTGGACTGCTCTTGGATGGGTAACTACCAGTGAAAACCAGTTGACACTGGCATTTGCTAATTCTCTCTTTTTGTCTCTTTTGTCCATCTtggttttcatcataaaataacagaaaaggagagagatttTATAAACGTACTTCCATATTTACATATTACCAAAATGATCAGCATTTCTAGGGCAATCAAATACGTACCaatgttgaaaaagaaacccacaaaatcactttgtaacttgtttacttctaagtatttacatttagttttactacacactcgagtactttcaggccctatctgtggcccattttcaagagatgtttgggatgttagcctgggtcaaggcccagaagtcttctgtaacttctcgttgagctgtcatttatgtgatggctgttctggttttcttgagagttgccaatcccctcttgtcgctctgatatcctgagctgatggtcaatgggatttcTTAATCGTTAATCAGATCACCATTTATAGGAATAACAGCGGTATACAAATTTTACATCAAGGAATTTTATTGGCTAAGTGCTCAAATTATTGGCTGTAAAATGTTTCTTATCTCTTGTTGATTTTTCATATGGTAGTACGTTTACTCTGCTATTTTTTTCTCCTCTAACATTGAACCTAATTTTAAGCATCTGAGCATTGTcatcatcaacattattattattattattattattattattattattattatcattattattattattattattattattattatttatttatttattcattttttttcgtctatcacggtcctccaattcgactgggtggtatttatagtgtggggttccgggttgcaacctgcctccttaggagtccatcgctttctttactgtgtgcgccgtttctaggatcacactcttctgcatgagtcctggagctacttcagcctctagtttttccagattccttttcagggatcttgggatcgtgcctgttattattattattattcaggaagcAGATCCACACTTCATTTCATTGTAGCGAGGTTCAGTCCAAACGTTTCTCCCTCGCCTATCTTATTCTAGTTTCTTTGGTGCTGGATTGTGTATGAACATTAGACAGCCAGTTTCATCGGCGTCTAAATATGAAACATTAGGG
It contains:
- the LOC135224300 gene encoding 2-acylglycerol O-acyltransferase 1-like, giving the protein MDDGTEATRVEEIIQDEFVKVELVTKKGETDNPEIEKEGITSARTEDNKQEKETTEEEKKVPEIDEEELKKLNRKVPDARSAFKKDHVDEHFDSLPWILGALGRVLSLPLSYGPRFAPIIIPLSRRLQTFAVFFWMSSFLFMGFGSLIYLVYLFFYSEYWWISLAYFTWYLGDRTICVRGGRRIEWIRNWSLWRSYRDFFPAHLIKTAELDPSKNYIMGYHPHGVLSAGAYCHFATEGTHFSKVFKGLTPYLLTLECHFKLPFYRELFMGTGAVSATRASMDYLLSQEGTGRALCLVVGGAKESLDAHPGQDIILHLSKRKGFCKMALRHGASLVPMFSFGENEVYDQVPNPQGSLLRKAQNTLQQALGLAPVIFMGRGIFQYSFGIVPFRKPIYTVVGSAIDVPQVKNPTSQQIVDLHDRYTRAVIDLYNKYKDRYSEHPELQIKIV